Proteins from a single region of Oreochromis niloticus isolate F11D_XX linkage group LG7, O_niloticus_UMD_NMBU, whole genome shotgun sequence:
- the gnb5a gene encoding guanine nucleotide-binding protein subunit beta-5a, whose product MRSPPTPEMATQEVPLNETLAHLKTESETLKSKLEEERAKLHDVELHQVAEKVEGLGQFVMKTRRTLKGHGNKVLCMDWCKDKRRIVSSSQDGKVIVWDAFTTNKEHAVTMPCTWVMACAYAPSGCAVACGGLDNKCSVYPLSLDKNENLAAKKKSVAMHTNYLSACSFTNSDMQILTSSGDGTCALWDVESGQLLQSFHGHAADVLCLDLAPSETGNTFVSGGCDKKANVWDMRSGQCIQSFETHESDINSVRYYPSGDAFASGSDDATCRLYDLRADREVAIYSKDSIIFGVSSVDFSLSGRLLFGGYNDYTINVWDVLKGTRVSILFGHENRVSTLRVSPDGTAFCTGSWDHTLRIWA is encoded by the exons ATGAGATCCCCTCCAACCCCTGAAATGGCGACACAGGAGGTACCGCTGAACGAGACTCTGGCTCATCTCAAAACGGAGTCGGAGACGCTGAAGTCGAAGCTGGAGGAGGAAAGAGCGAAGCTGCACGATGTCGAGC TACATCAGGTGGCAGAGAAGGTGGAGGGGCTGGGCCAGTTTGTCATGAAGACCCGGAGGACCCTGAAGGGGCACGGGAATAAAGTTCTGTGCATGGACTGGTGCAAGGACAAGAGGAGGATCGTCAGCTCCTCGCAG GATGGAAAAGTTATTGTGTGGGACGCTTTCACCACCAACAAG GAGCATGCTGTGACAATGCCTTGCACCTGGGTGATGGCCTGTGCCTATGCCCCCTCTGGCTGCGCTGTAGCTTGTGG AGGCCTGGATAATAAATGCTCAGTTTATCCTCTGTCTCTGGACAAGAATGAGAACTTAGCTGCAAAGAAGAAGTCAGTGGCCATGCACACAAACTACCTGTCTGCTTGTAGCTTCACCAACTCGGATATGCAG ATCCTGACGTCCAGCGGGGATGGAACATGTGCATTATGGGATGTTGAGAGTGGGCAGCTGTTACAGAGTTTCCATGGACACGCTGCAGATGTGTTGTGTCTGGATCTGGCCCCATCTGAAACCGGAAACACGTTTGTTTCGGGG GGCTGTGATAAGAAAGCCAATGTCTGGGATATGCGTTCAGGGCAGTGTATTCAGTCCTTTGAAACTCACGAGTCAGACATAAATAGTGTACG ATACTATCCCAGCGGAGATGCTTTTGCATCTGGATCGGATGATGCTACA TGCCGCCTGTATGACCTAAGGGCAGACAGGGAAGTGGCTATCTATTCCAAAGACAGCATCATATTTGGCGTCTCCAGTGTTGATTTCTCGCTCAGTG GCCGGCTACTGTTTGGTGGCTACAACGACTACACCATTAATGTTTGGGATGTTCTCAAAGGAACACGGGTTTCTATTCTGTTTGGACATGAGAACCGTGTCAGCACCCTGCGGGTTTCCCCTGATGGGACAGCCTTCTGCACAGGTTCCTGGGACCACACTCTTCGG ATCTGGGCCTAA